The window AAGGGGCGCCCGTTCGCTTCACGAGCTGTTGTTGGGTTTTACAGGCATGCAAGTTTCCCGTTGCGGTTTAAGCCGCTTGACACTTGATTGCGACTCAAGCACATTTACCGTTTACGGCAACCAACAAGGGGCTGAGGTGGGTTATAACTCGCATAAGAAGGGTTCGAAAAGCTATCACCCCATCTTATGTTTTGTCACGGAGATGAAACTGCTTGTCAATTCATGGCTCCGCCCGGGTTCAGCTTACACCTCAAACGGAGTTTGTGAGTTTGTCAAAGAAACCTTGGCCGCTCTTCCCCAAAAGGTGGAGAAGGTGTTTTTCAGGGCCGACAGCGGTTTTTTCAATGGTGGATTATTTAATTTGTTAGAAGACGGTAAACATGAATATTTGGTGAAAGTAAAGCTGAAAAACCTGAAAGATTTACTTGCCGGGCAGACTTGGCAGCCGATTGGCCCACGGACGGCGACCTGTCAGTTTACACATCAATGTAGCGGTTGGAGGAATCCCCGCATGTTTTATGCCGTGCGCATCATAAAGCAAATGGTTGAAGTCGATTATTTTGGCGAAAAACAATTTGTACCCGAGTATGAGTACTTTTGCTATTGCTCGAACCTGAAAGGATTGGATGCCTTGCAGCTCCATACCCTTTATGGATCCCGATCAGAGAGTGAGAATTGGATCGAGCAAACCAAAAACTCGCTTTGTGCGGGAAAAACCATCACGCATGATTTTTGGGTAAACGATATTCTTTGGCAACTTTCGTCATTTGCCTACAGTTTATCGGTGCTCATGCGATACCGGGGCGACTTTTGGGTTTGGCGTCAAGAGCACTCTACCTTCCGAGAATGGTTTATCCGAGTGCCGGGTAAAGTGGTGAAATCCGGCAGGCAGGTCACGGTAAAAATGCCTAAGGAGTATTACCGAAAAGCGGGGTGGCGTGATTTTGAGCAGCGAATAACGACAACGATGACCGGATGACGGATTTTCACTTAATCGTCCATCGCCATCTTTCGTGTCGTAAAAGGGTTTATGACAAGGAATTGCCATGCCTTGGAAGAGTGGTAATGTTAATATATATAAAAACGCCACCATAAAAAGTAAATCAACACGTTAAACGTGCAAGAAACAGTGAAGATGAAAAGAAAATAAAACGGTATCTCTCGAAAAAAAAGAGAAATTCCGCTTTGAAAACTATTAACTTGAGTTGGGAATTTTAAATGAGATTTTTAAGTAATATGAAGAACTCAAGAGCAATATTATTATCAATAATTCTATTTATTATCCCTTCATGTGGATCATCGGAAATATTAGAACCAGAATCAACCGAAGAAGAAAAAGAAAACGACATTGGAATTGAATACCATGATTGGGAAGAAGACAATGATACGACTACAATAAATCTTACACCAAGTTCTAAGCTTAAGATTAGGTATTAATCAACTACACCTCAACTGTAAGTATTTCATTGATATCAGTAGTATAGTGAGGAGAGAGATGAGCCTGTTTCATCTTATGCTTCCTCTCGTCCTGTGAAGCTAATCGAACAACATCACGATGATACTTATCGTTAAGTTTATCGATTACCTCCATCAGTTTTTTGTGTTTTGGATCAGAATTAAAGAAAAGTGAGGGCTGGTAAACACTTGCATCAACAAAATCAGTCAGCAATACCCCACCTCGTTTATAATAAAGGTTCTTCTTGAATATCTGTTTTAAGCCTTCATGAGCAAACTTCACCAGTTCAAGGGTAGAGTTAGTCGGGAAAGGCAATTTAATCTGTATAGACGGGTAATACTGCGTTTCATGCTCCTTAAAAGGATTGGTACCAATGAAAACAATCAATCGTTTACAGAAAGAATTCTGTTCTCGTAATTTCTCGGCACCCATAGAAGTAAAAGTGGTTATACGTTCACGTACTTCGTCAAAAGAACGAAGATCAGTTTCGAATGTTCTAGAAGTACCAATAGACTTCTTCTTTTCAGGCTCAACCATTTCGATAGTTGGAATACCTTTCAGATCCTTTTGCAAGTTCAACCCGGTAATGGTCATATTCTTTCTTACCCAGGCTTCAGAGAGATTCACAAAGTCAATAGCTTTATAAGCACCAATAGCATAAAGCTTCTTAGCATTTCTTCTGCCTACACCCCATATATCCTCAACCTTAAGCCATTTCAGAGCTTTAATGCGCTTCTCTTCCGTATCAATGACATAACTACCACCAGTCTCATTTGGAAACTTCTTTGCAATCCTGTTGGCCAGTTTAGCCAGGGCTTTAGTTGGAGCAGTTCCAATACTTATTGGTATACCGGTACCCTTTTCAATTCTTGCTTTCATTTCAAGTCCGTACTTCTGCAGGTCCACATTAATTCCCTCCAGATTCAGGAAACATTCATCAATAGAATAGATCTCCTGATGAGGACTGTAATTTGATAACAGACTCATAACACGTCTGCTCATATCACCATAGAGAGGGAAGTTGGCCGAGAACACTTTAACCTTGTATCTTCGGAATAGATGCTCATACTCGAACGCAGGTGCTCCCATAGGTATGCCAATTGCTTTAGCCTCATTTGACCGTGCAATAACACAACCGTCGTTGTTACTTAAAACAACAACTGGTATTCCGATTAGAGTAGGATTGAATACTCTTTCACAGGAAGCGTAAAAGTTATTACAGTCTATAAGTGCGTACATTTAAATTTACTGTTTAATATTTCAGTGCTTTCGTATGGAATACTTCACTACTCCCCATATAGTTACACCCTGTTCGTAGTTCACTTCTATTAATGGGAAGTCCTTATTAGAAGGTACCAGGTAACATTTACCATCCTTCAACTTAATTCTTTTCAAAGTAAACTCACCGTCGATAAAACAAAGAGCGATTTTATTTTCTTCCCACTCTAAGCTTTTATCAATAATCAGAAGATCCCCATCACTGAAATCATTACCCATAGAACTTCCGGAGACCCTTGCAAAGAATGTTGTTTCCTTATGATCTACCAGGAGTTCATCCAGACTTATATAGTCGTGGAAGAAGTCCTCTGCAGGAGATGGGAAACCAGCCTGTACATTACCTATGTACGGGTACCTCTGCTCAGAACTCTCATGTTGAATAAGTTCTATTTTCTGGGTGTTTAGTTGCTTTTTCATGAGAGCAAAAATAGACTATTTTCAGATCAGTTTTTCCAAGATTTGAAAATTTAAGATACATACAATAAGATTTGATAAGTATATAAAATAGTTAATTATGAGAAATATCAAACTTAAAAGACCATGAGTGCAAGGAGTTTAAATTATGCAGAATTATCCATTAATGGATTTAGGATTAATTATCTCGAATGGATTTAGGATTCCATAAATTATAAATAGGATAAGTTTTAAATTTCTCCTTGTCTTCTTTACTCAATTTATTAAATTGAATCTGAGCACCTTTAAGGTTATCTAGTAATATATTTGCACCAAGTTTGTATAAAAGCTCTTCAGAATTCTGCTCTATATCATATAAAATGATATTTTCCTTCTCACTTAGAGTTCTCTCTCTCTTTAATGCTTGAAAATAATTAATAACTTTAATCTCATTCGGAAAATCATCATCACTTTTGTCAAGCAACCATTTTGCAATTTCTTGCGCAGCTTGCAAAATTTTATGTGGCTTATTTTCATGCATATCGTAAGCTAGTAGGATGTTAAGTAAATCTTGGTTTATATAAGTATAAACATTATTATCTGTAATATTTATTTTTTTATAGGTTTTAAGTATATCCGAAAAGTCAATATTTGAAGCTTCTACATAATCAATAGGCTCTAAAACTGAATATTTCGAAGCCTCGTGTTCAAGCCTATCTATAAGATACACAATCTTTCGTTCGTAATCGGTGAAATTATAAATTTTAAATTTTTTTTTATCCTTATCCGTAAGCATTCGGTGATGTCCGTATTTGATTCTATGATTTCCTGGTCTAAGAAAGTGGACTTTCAAAAACCTCCAAAACATTCGGAGTCGATGTGGAGTTTTTAGGGGTTTCTCCTGGAGTAGTTGCCCGGGAGCAGTTCTGCAAGATCTCTGGTGTAGTCTTCGTCATAGTCGTGGATACGACTCAGCACATAAACCATCCAGTCACGGAAGTTCACATCGGCAGCCTTGCAGCACCCCAGCAATGAATACATGACTGCAGCATCCTCGGCAGCATCATGGTTACCGCAAAAAAGGTAATTCTTTCTTCCCAGGGCCAGGCCTCTCAGGCTGTTTTCGGCGAGATTATTGTCAATGCGGTATCTGCCATCCAGGTGGTAACGTGTCAAACGGTGGTAGATGTCATAAGTGTACTTTATCGCCTTTCCTATCGGGCTCTTGGGCAGAACCTTTTCATATTCACGAACCAACCACTTTTCAAAGGCAACCATGATCGGGTAAGCGAGGCTTTCCCTGAGCTTGGCCCTATCCTCATAGGAGAGGTTTTTGTCATCAGCCTCCCTTTCCACCTCGTAGAGAAGGCCGATCTGTTCAAGCGCATACTCAGCACGGGATTTGTCATTTTTCAACGACTCTGTAAACTTCCTTCTGGCGTGGGCCCAACATCCCAGGGGAAGTACACCTTTTTTCTGCTCGTACATTTTGTACACGGCATACCCGTCTGTCTGCATGGCACCACGGAAGTCATTCAACAAGGACAAGGCAACATTCTGAGCCCTTGAGCCATGGTCATAATGGAAGAAGAGCTGTGAGTCCATGACAGAACGCACCATCCACATGTATCCATTGACGGTTTTATGCTTCTCGTTATTGATCACGGGCACGGTTGTCTCATCCACCTGGATGTAATCGGTGGCAAGAACCAGTTCCTTGAGTCGATAGTAAAGCGGTCTTAGTAAATCGGCCGTATCTTTGAACCAATCATTGACCGTGGGTGGTGGCAGATTGGCGCCCAGCTGTTTCATCATCTGTATCTGGCGGTAAAAAGGCAGGTGATTCACGTACTTGTTTATCATCAGCTCCGCCAAAAGGGATGCTCCGGCATAGCTGCGTGCGATAGGCTGGTATCTTGTCGGAAGTGATGCCGTTACAATGAGAGAAGACTTCTCTTCAGACTCCCGTGATGGCTTGCTTTTTAAAACATATTTATGACGGACAATCTTCCTGACATAGCATTTCCCGGGTTCATACTCCAGCACCTCGGTGACCTCCGGTTCTAACTCGGTCCAGGCATCCATGTTGTCGTTTATTTCATCGGGATAAAGGTGCTCCTCAATGCGGGGGAAGTCTTCAGATAAAGGCTTGCGAACCGGTTTTCGTTTCACCCGCTCCTTCACGCGTCTTTCCCTGAAGGTCTCTATCTCTGCCCTGGCTGCCTCTACAAGCTCTATTTCCCCGGGCAACAGGTCAAAGCCGTCAAAGTCGATACGTCGCTGCTGCGGATCTTCCTGGATGTAGCGCTCGCTGGATTTACCCCATATGCGGCGCCTGAGATAAGCTACCTGCTTTTCCAGGTCGACGATCTTAGTATCTTTCTCGGATATGGTTTTCTCGTAAGAGGATTTTAATGCATCAACATCCGTGCGATCTTCCAGTTTACCCCTCAGGAGCATGTTCTCCTGATATAAATGGTCGCATTTCTCCAAAAGGAGTTCGAGAAGTTCGTTCGGATTTTCCTTGTTTTCTTGCATCTTTTTCCTATCGGATAACGGGAGTAAAGATACAAAAAAGGGGCAATATATGCAAGAGAAAAAGTGACTAAAATCGTCTGTTTATGCGCTTTTCCAACGTTTTTTATAGTGACATTTTTCAGCGTCAATACCCTGTACCATCAACATTAGTTTTTGCCAGGAAAAGGGGTGAGTTTTGCCTTTTTCATCAAGCGGGGGCAGTGCAAAATTGCCTTTCTCAAGTTTCATATAGTAGATCACCAGTCCGCCGTGCTCCATATGTAATGCTTTCATACTCGTGCAATGACGGTTCAGAAAAATGAACACGTCACCGCTGCGTACATCCTGTCCCATCCTCTCAGTGACCAACCCACTTAAAGTATAGAACCCTTTTCGCATGTCCGTTGGAAACGGGTAAAGCCAGTAACGCATCGAGGCGTTCAGATTGAACATGGCTTATTGGGTCAGGAGGATTAATGAACGCAGCTGTGTTGGATCAGTCCCCTTTGGAACACGCACTTTTACTCCATTGGGATAGACTATTTCGAGAACATTTCCCGGGGTGGGGTCAACATGCACCGGAATCGGTTGATGATGGACAACTTCTTTGGTTGCCGGTGATGGATTGGAGCCGGTAAAGACGATCGGAACGAAACCGGACTCTCGCCCAGTCCTGTAGTTATGCTCTCGCAATCTCTTTTGCCAGTAATAAAACTTGGATTCCACTATCGACTCGTTCCGGCAGAACTCTTTTATCCGAAGCCCGCTGGCCTGGTAACGATCAAAAATCTCCTCAAACTGATTTAATGTCCACATATTTTTTTTGTGGGCAAATATAGCAAGGATCAGAAGTTAAAATAGGACGGGGTTTACCGAATGCTTACAGCCGACCATAGACAAACTTCGTGAAGTCCTGTCATTTTTAGGCGTTCCGACAGTAAAACAGAAAAGAAACAACAATACATTGGTTTTCAAGATAGACTCTACGGATATTCCCGTAACCACTTTACGCTTAAAAGTTGAAATTAATTGCAGAGAACATTTCAGCATATTAGGCTTTGAAAAAGTTGATTTCAGTGTAACTAATCTATGGTTTACGGGAAAGTGCCAGATAATAACGTATAAGTTAGACGAATTAATCGGGACAAAAGTTCGGGCGTTGTATGAAAGGCGGAAAGGACGTGATCTATTTGATTTATATAAAGCACTTCAAAATAAGAATTTTGTATCGGCAAATGATGTCTTATTACAAATTAAGTATTACAGGATTATTCTTGATTTCATAATTATTGTCAAGTATTGATGAATTAACAAACAGAGTCTCATCATTTTTCTCCATACCATAAGCATTATGTATATGACCGAATAAATGATATTTTGGCTTAATTCTCAACACATTTTGCAGCAATATAAAGTCCCCATAATTTATATTTTCTGAGAAATCCAATATTCCAAAGGGTGGCTGATGTGTTATTAACACATCTGTGTCGTTTGGTATATTGTTAAGTTGTCTATCGTATTCTCCGGATATTACATCGTCTATAAACAATGGGACACCATAAAAATGCATATTCCCGATTGTTACTCCGGAATTGCATAGATAATAACAGTTATCCGGTAAACCCTCAATATTTGCACCAAACAAATAATCGTCGTGATTACCAGCAATGAAGATTTTATACTTGTAAGGAAGTGCATAAAACCATTCAATAAAATTTAGGGTTTCCTTCTCCGTTCCGGTAAAAGAAAAATCGCCCGCATGAATGATAATATCAGCTTCAGGCAGATCTTTCAATTGCTTGTGACAATTGTGGGTGTCTGATAAATGTAGTATTTTCATCTTTATTCAAAATCCGGATATGGATCAATCCACAACTCCTCATCTTCACCAAAACAAGCTATATTAAGCAAATCGCCAAGTGATAATGGATAATTCCTGTTTAAGCTTTTATCCCACATTTCGAGGTACTTGTGATGATATAAAAACAGGGTTATTGAGCCAAGTTCATCATCCTCAAATTCCAGTTCTTTATAAACAAGTTCATTATTAATATCATAGGCAAATTCATTACCGATACGCCATGCTACTTTCCCGTCAGGCAAATAACTCGTCGATGAAACCAATCGTTCATTCTCATCATGTTCAATCTCTGTTCTTAGCACTAATTCAAGTCCCGAGTCATAAATAAACCTTTCAGTTTCATTTCCTTCACTATATTTACAGTGCAGTAAAAGAATCAAATTGTTAAAATCATCCCCAATCAACATTTTGCTCATATTGTCTTCATCGAAGTAATACCTGTTTATCCATAATTGTCTTTTTTTACACCAACTTTTACTTGATATTATATACCCATCTCTATTGTATTTGTAATACAATTTATCCCCCAGATTATCTATACGATTTCCAAATTCATCATAAGATTCAGATATCTCAGGAAGATTGGAATAAGCAGATTTAGATCCATATGGCAATAAATCTTCGTAGCTTAGAGCGTCTGGGTTAAACCCAATATGAAGCACCACCATATTGTCGTTTTCATTATCTTTGCCACCCGAAGTGATCTTTATTTCTGTTGTCTCATACAATTTACCATTTCCATAAAATGAAGAGTTATTGTAAATATTATTTTTTGAGGTATGAATTTTACAGATAAAATAACAATCAAATTCCTCAATTCCATTTCCAAACTTTAATTTGATTTCAGAGAGATTCTCTTGAAGTCTTTCAATATGTGAGTTTAAATAATGCATAGCTCATCTGTTTATTATCTTTTACAAAAATAATCCGCATATATGCCAAAATATTGCACAACAATAAAACTTTATCTGAAAAATATTTATTCTTTAAGAATTATACTATATCTTGTGCAAATATTTGGCGTGTAATAATATTGTCTTTGAGATAAAAAACTTAGTAACCCATTGACAGCCAGAGAATCGATAAGATGATAAACAAAAGAAAAAGCAGTAAAGACAGCACCTCCAGCCTCTTTAATCGATATGTATGGCTGGTAGATCTCATATATCGGAAAAGTGATATAACCTTTGAAGAGATCAATGAGCACTGGCAACGGTCGTCTCTAAACTGCGAACAGGAAGATTATCCACTGCGCACATTTCACAACCATCGAAAAGCAATCGAACAGATGTTTGATATCAACATTGAGTGTAACAAGCGCAACGGTTATAAGTACTACATTGAAAACTCAGAAGATATAGAAAAAGGTGGTGTGAGAACCTGGCTGTTGAACACATTTGCAGTAAACAACCTTATCAATGAGAGTCACAAGATCAAACATCGCATCCTGTTTGAGAAAATACCACTCGGACAGGAATACCTGACCACCATAATTGAAGCCATGCGCGATAATTTCTCTCTTACAATTACCTACCAAGCATTCTGGCAAGAAAATCCGGCAACATTCGATGTAAACCCATACTTTATAAAAGTATTTAAACAACGCTGGTATCTTCTTGCATATAATCCTTACAGCGCTAAATTGCAAACCTACTCACTTGATCGTGTAAAACGTGTTGAGATAACTGAAAGCACATTTAATTTACCTAAAGATGTAGATTTTGAATCCTATTTCGGTGACAGTTTTGGTATCATCTCAGGAGAAGACATCCCAACTGAAATTGTCCGGATAAAGGTACTCAAAAGACAAGATGACTATATAAAAGCACTTCCGTTGCACAGCTCACAAAAGGTTATTACCTCCAATGACTACTACACCATTTTTGAATACTACATTAAACCTACCTACGACTTTCGGCAAGAACTTTTATCGCACGGAGCCCAAGTTGAAGTCCTAAAACCTGAGTGGTTTAGGGAGGAGGTTAAGGAGATTGTGAAGGAGATGCGCAATGCTTATTTAACATCGAAAATTAACCGTTAAATGGTTCCTTGATATTATTTTCCACATTGACATTTTTTTCCAAATATCTTAAGGCTAAATCTAAATATTTAATAACTATTTCTTTTTCAAATTTACCATTACTTATGTCAATAAGTATTTCATTATCAAAATTCCAATGTGGTGCAATAAGTTTGTAACCATATTGATCAAATGGTATGGGGTCTATATCAAATAATTCTTTAATTAAATACTGTGGTTCAGCTTTTCCTACGCTGGCTGCTTGGTTTTTAAAAGCAAAATATAATTGTTTGTTATTTTCCGCGAAATAAATACCTGCACCTGTTGGCCAATCATTTTTATAAAAATGGAAACTATTTTCATTTTTCAAAGAATAATTTAAGTCAAATTTTTCAGACACCCTTTTAACCATTTCTTCAATTAACATTGATTTCATGTTATTGAAGTTTTGATAAACGATTATTGATGATTCAACATTATCTGCTAAAGCTTTCACTATTTCTTCTGAATTTTTTGATTCCATATCTTGATTTGTCAGTTGTTTTAAATGATTGATATATTGGACTAATGTCTCTCTTACAGTAGGATGACGTAATGATATTTTTAAGCATTCTTCAAGCCATTCTATTATATCGTTTTCATAAGAAAGGCAAATATATTCAGTAGCTCCACTACTTTGTTTGCTAGCTTCGTTGCCCCATAAAGTGAGATAAAGTATTATATATTTTCCGATGTCATATTTTTGTTCAGCATAGTTATTATACCTTATTAATTGTTCTGATTGATCACGAGCATATATTTTATTTTCTATAATAATTGCTTGTTCTGGATTTTTGATTATAATATCTAATCTTCCATCAGTAATTACATGCTCAGTTATAACAGTCACATTACTGCAGTCAAAATCTAAACTACTGTTTTTCTGAGCTATCATTTTTACAAATAAATTTAAAAATTCATCTTTTAGTCCATGGGTCCCACCTGGGTTTAATAAGGCTGCTAATATCAATGAATGTTTGTTTTCATAATGATTTACGCCTAGTGTCTGGAATATATTAAAACGACCTCCTGTTGCATCAAGAACTGCATCATTTTTTTTCTTTATACTTAACACTACTGCTAAAAGTTTTTCAATACTTTTTATTCTCATAATATTAAAGTTTTAATGTTCTTTTTATTATTTATGTCTTAATCCAACCTCTCTACCTTAAAATCACTTTTATAACAATTCGCCTTTGTATAATCAAATCTGTAGAGTCTCATGTATGCTTCTCTTATCTCTTTTGCACCATTATAAAATGGATCTGAAGTATGATGAAGAGTTGTTACTGTAATCACCATATTCGGTGTCTGAACTGTTCCATTATTCCTCTTTATTCGTTTGGGTGTAATTCTAAATACTTTTGCCATGGTGAAAATTTAAATTAATGTAAAAATATGAAACATATTTATATAAAAAACAATATTTATTTAAAAAAAGAATTTTAATAAGATTGCAATTTTCCTGCTAGGATTTCAATGCAAAGTGAATTTGCAATTTTATTGCGTGATTCAGCTGCAAAAAAATAATATTTTGGCTCCGAATCATTAGCTATTACTAACTTAAAAAACTTCATCATTATTTCACTCATTTCATCAATTTGTAAAGGACTATCAGGAGAATATTCAAACAGAAAATAGAAATGTGTGAAATCAGACAACTTGTTATATATCTCGAAATTTTGCTCTTCAAAAACATCACTAATTAAATCAGTTCTATCAAAATCATCAGGATCATATTTTATTGAAATACTCATATCTTTCACAAAATAATTTATATCGTTAAAATCACTTTCAGATAAAGGAGTTTTATAAACTGAGCTATTATCTTCATGTAACCAATATCCCCACCTCTCTTTAGTTGAGGTAGAAGTATCGTATGATATTATAATTGGCATAATCAATATTTTTCCTTCAAAAATAACAGAGTGATACGCCAAATTAAGGCATAGCCATGTATTAAATTTATTAATTGAAATACTTTAAACTAATGTCATTATTTGGCATATTCTTCTGTTTACTTTGAGGATATTCAAAATATTATACACTAAAATATGAGTCTATAACAACAAAAAGCATTAATTCAGATTTCATGGCGGCTGTATTAGAAGAGTCCGCTTGGGAAGAGACTTCCAAGGAGTTTCTATGGACAGAGCAACTCCTGGAAAAGCATAAGAATAAAGTAAACTGGAAAGCTGTTTCTCAAAACAGCGACATGCTGTGGACAACTTCTATGCTTGAAAAATTTAAAGCACACATAGATTGGCACGAATTTTCTTTATATTGCAATGAACTGACTTTCACATTTGATAATGCAAATAAATTTCATGATTACTGGGACTGGCAGCAATTATCAAAATCTATAAGTACTATAGAGTTATTAGATAAATTTCTTGACTATTGGGACTGGAACGAAATTATTGATAATAGGTATTTAACAGAGTATTATAACAAAGAATTTCTGGAAAAATATATCAATTATATTCCAATGTCATCACTTCAGCAATCAATGCTTTGGAGATATTTGATAAGTGAAGAATCAGATAAAATAAAAAAAGGAATGCTTACTTGAATAAGAATCTGAGATAGTTATAATTAGAGAATTAATTGATTCATGAACCTGCTTGCAGATTTACTATTGAACAGTAAGTCTGCAAGTTTTACCATCAACACTTCCTCTTAAAGATTCCTTTTTGTCATTATTGTTTTTTATCGTTTAGTGATTTTTTAATTTTCTTCACTAACTTAAACCCAATCACAGATATCAGTATAATTAGGATAAGGCATATTATCCCAACTACTAATAGATATTCAAATAAAGCAATTACTGCGTCACCACTAGTTATCTGGGTTCCTTCACCAAATTTATTCCATAGATATACCAAGTATCCAATTCCAATTAAAGTAGTGAAACATCCCGACTTTTTAACTTTTTTCATCTTTTATAATTATAAGTAAAATAAGTCCTAAAGCATAGCCCTATCATACAGTTCAGACATCTAAAATATATAATCGATATGCTAAATAAATGCACAGCAATGAGCAATAACTATTTAATTGAAAAACTTTTTATCTATTGCTTAAATTGTAAGCACCCGAGTAACTACCTCTTGATTATTCCGGAGCATACGCACCCACGGATTTGATCTGATTATTCATTCCGACAACTGCGGATTCTCTAGTAAATTGTTAGCGTATTATTAGAGTGCCTATAAGCATTTATTAGCGCATTATTAACGTGAGTTCGGGATAAGAAAATCATAAAAAAAGTTGTGATATAGGGAGATTATTTGTATATTTATAGCTGTTAATCAAACAAATAACAAACATCAACCCTATGATCACAACAGACAAAGTTATTGAAATATTTTGTATTGCCGACGATTTTTGTGCAGAATATGAGAATGAAATCCGGAATCACCAACTTCAAGCAGGTGACATAACGAAAAGGAGAAACAGGAAAACGCAAATGTCTCAGAGCGAGATTATTGCCGTGATGGTCTGCTTCCACTGTGGAACCTTTCATAATTTCAAGAATTATTACCTGTTTTATATTTGCAAGCACATGAAGAGCTATTTTCCAAATGCCGTTTCCTACAACCGTTTTGTCGAGTTGCAACCCAGGGTGATTGTACCTTTCATGCTGTTGCTCAAACTCTTTGGATTTGGTGAATGCACAGGCATTACATATGTGGATAGCACTCCAATCAAAGTATGTCATAACAAGCGTATCCACTCGAATAAAGTATTCAGGGATCTGGCACAAAGAGGGA of the Petrimonas mucosa genome contains:
- a CDS encoding IS1380 family transposase; amino-acid sequence: MQYKNSKKISFTASSVKKEFSSEQLTSYSGLSVTSDFINHCGIYRRLEHLFPTIRHNASRFSTAQILSSILLASLCGVHRLKRIENFTFDALVARLLKLPKNIDEDTIRRHLTGLGERGARSLHELLLGFTGMQVSRCGLSRLTLDCDSSTFTVYGNQQGAEVGYNSHKKGSKSYHPILCFVTEMKLLVNSWLRPGSAYTSNGVCEFVKETLAALPQKVEKVFFRADSGFFNGGLFNLLEDGKHEYLVKVKLKNLKDLLAGQTWQPIGPRTATCQFTHQCSGWRNPRMFYAVRIIKQMVEVDYFGEKQFVPEYEYFCYCSNLKGLDALQLHTLYGSRSESENWIEQTKNSLCAGKTITHDFWVNDILWQLSSFAYSLSVLMRYRGDFWVWRQEHSTFREWFIRVPGKVVKSGRQVTVKMPKEYYRKAGWRDFEQRITTTMTG
- a CDS encoding Y-family DNA polymerase, translated to MYALIDCNNFYASCERVFNPTLIGIPVVVLSNNDGCVIARSNEAKAIGIPMGAPAFEYEHLFRRYKVKVFSANFPLYGDMSRRVMSLLSNYSPHQEIYSIDECFLNLEGINVDLQKYGLEMKARIEKGTGIPISIGTAPTKALAKLANRIAKKFPNETGGSYVIDTEEKRIKALKWLKVEDIWGVGRRNAKKLYAIGAYKAIDFVNLSEAWVRKNMTITGLNLQKDLKGIPTIEMVEPEKKKSIGTSRTFETDLRSFDEVRERITTFTSMGAEKLREQNSFCKRLIVFIGTNPFKEHETQYYPSIQIKLPFPTNSTLELVKFAHEGLKQIFKKNLYYKRGGVLLTDFVDASVYQPSLFFNSDPKHKKLMEVIDKLNDKYHRDVVRLASQDERKHKMKQAHLSPHYTTDINEILTVEV
- a CDS encoding LexA family protein; translated protein: MKKQLNTQKIELIQHESSEQRYPYIGNVQAGFPSPAEDFFHDYISLDELLVDHKETTFFARVSGSSMGNDFSDGDLLIIDKSLEWEENKIALCFIDGEFTLKRIKLKDGKCYLVPSNKDFPLIEVNYEQGVTIWGVVKYSIRKH
- the tnpC gene encoding IS66 family transposase: MQENKENPNELLELLLEKCDHLYQENMLLRGKLEDRTDVDALKSSYEKTISEKDTKIVDLEKQVAYLRRRIWGKSSERYIQEDPQQRRIDFDGFDLLPGEIELVEAARAEIETFRERRVKERVKRKPVRKPLSEDFPRIEEHLYPDEINDNMDAWTELEPEVTEVLEYEPGKCYVRKIVRHKYVLKSKPSRESEEKSSLIVTASLPTRYQPIARSYAGASLLAELMINKYVNHLPFYRQIQMMKQLGANLPPPTVNDWFKDTADLLRPLYYRLKELVLATDYIQVDETTVPVINNEKHKTVNGYMWMVRSVMDSQLFFHYDHGSRAQNVALSLLNDFRGAMQTDGYAVYKMYEQKKGVLPLGCWAHARRKFTESLKNDKSRAEYALEQIGLLYEVEREADDKNLSYEDRAKLRESLAYPIMVAFEKWLVREYEKVLPKSPIGKAIKYTYDIYHRLTRYHLDGRYRIDNNLAENSLRGLALGRKNYLFCGNHDAAEDAAVMYSLLGCCKAADVNFRDWMVYVLSRIHDYDEDYTRDLAELLPGNYSRRNP
- the tnpB gene encoding IS66 family insertion sequence element accessory protein TnpB (TnpB, as the term is used for proteins encoded by IS66 family insertion elements, is considered an accessory protein, since TnpC, encoded by a neighboring gene, is a DDE family transposase.); its protein translation is MFNLNASMRYWLYPFPTDMRKGFYTLSGLVTERMGQDVRSGDVFIFLNRHCTSMKALHMEHGGLVIYYMKLEKGNFALPPLDEKGKTHPFSWQKLMLMVQGIDAEKCHYKKRWKSA
- the tnpA gene encoding IS66 family insertion sequence element accessory protein TnpA, yielding MWTLNQFEEIFDRYQASGLRIKEFCRNESIVESKFYYWQKRLREHNYRTGRESGFVPIVFTGSNPSPATKEVVHHQPIPVHVDPTPGNVLEIVYPNGVKVRVPKGTDPTQLRSLILLTQ
- a CDS encoding nucleotidyl transferase AbiEii/AbiGii toxin family protein, encoding MSFLGVPTVKQKRNNNTLVFKIDSTDIPVTTLRLKVEINCREHFSILGFEKVDFSVTNLWFTGKCQIITYKLDELIGTKVRALYERRKGRDLFDLYKALQNKNFVSANDVLLQIKYYRIILDFIIIVKY